In Streptosporangiales bacterium, the DNA window ATACTCGCCGAGGCGTTCGTCGCCATGCCGTTCCTCGTCCTCTCCGTCGAGGGCGCGCTCGCGGGACTCGACCCGGAGCACGAGGACGTCGCGTCGACGCTCGGCGCGCGGCCGCTGCGGGTCTTCTTCACCGTCACCGTGCCGCTCGTCGGCCCCGGCATCGCCGCCGGCGCGGCGCTCGCCTGGGCACGAGCGCTCGGCGAGTTCGGCGCGACGATCACGTTCGCCGGCAACTTCCCCGGCACGACGCAGACCCTGCCGCTCGCCGTGTACGTCCTGCTGCAGGACGAGCCCGACGCCGCGATCTCGCTGAGCCTGCTGCTCCTCACGGTCTCGCTCGCCGTCCTGATCCTGCTCCGCAACAGGTGGCTGGGGCGGGTCGCATGATGACGACAGCGCAGGAGCTCGACGAGCGCGCCGGAGGCGTGGGAGGAGGCGGGCGCGCATGAGGACGACAGCGCACCTCGACGCCGCGGTCCGCGCGGGCCCGCTCGACCTCACGCTCACGGCCGAGCGCGGGGAGACCACGGCACTGCTCGGCCCGAACGGCGCGGGGAAGTCGACCCTGCTGCGCGTGCTTGCCGGTCTCGTCCGGCTCGAGGAGGGCTGGGTCAGGGTCGGCGGCCACGACGTGTCCCGGCTGCCCGCGCACGCGCGCCGGGTCGGGCTCGTCCCGCAGCGCCACGCGCTGCTGCCCCATCTCAGCGTCCGCGCGAACGTGGCGTACGGGCTGCGCGCCCGCGGCGTCGGCCGGGCGGAGACACGCCGGCGTGCCGCCGAGTGGGTCGAGCGGCTCGGCCTCACCCCGCTGGCGGACCGGCGCCCGCGGACACTGTCCGGCGGCCAGTCGCAACGAGTCGCGCTCGCCCGTGCCCTCGCCACGGAACCCGACCTGCTGCTGCTCGACGAGCCGCTCGCCGCCGTCGACGCCACCGCCGCGGTCGACCTGCGCCGCACCCTGCGCACCCACCTCGCGACGTTCGAGGGCACCTGCCTGCTCGTCACCCACGACCCCGTCGAGGCGGTGACGCTCGCGGACCGCCTCGTCGTGCTGGAGGACGGCGTCACGGTGCAGGACGGCACGCCTGGCGAGGTGCTCCAGGCGCCGCGTTCGCCGTGGGTGGCGCGGATGCTGGGCATGAACGCGTACGAGGGGATGGTCGCGGACGGCGTTGTCCGGCTCGACGAGGGCGGCACGCTCGTGGCCGCGGACCTGCCCGCAGCCGGCACGCGTGTGCTCGCGACCGTCATCCCCGAGGCGGCCGCGCTCTACCCGGCACGTCCCGACGGCAGCCCGCGCAACACCTGGCAGGGCACGGTCGGCGAGGTCTCCGGCGTCGGCGGCCGGGTCCGCGTGCACGTGCTCGGCTCCCCCGACCTCGTGGCCGAGGTCACCCCGGCGGCCGCGGCCACGCTGCGTCTCACGTCCGGCGCCCGGGTGTGGGTCAGCGTCAAGGCGACCGAGGTCAGGCTGACCGGTCTATAGGGTGAGGGCATTCGACCCTGGAGGCGAGGGAGCCATCATGACCGGAGCGCACCCGGAGTCCACCACCCCCGACGAGCTCGCGACCGCGGTGGCCGCCCCCGACCGCAACCTGGCGATGGAGCTCGTCCGGGTCACCGAGGCCGCGGCCATGTCCGCGGGCCGCTGGGTCGGCCGCGGCGACAAGAACGGCGCCGACGGCGCCGCCGTCAACGCCATGCGCCAGCTCATCGGCACCGTGTCGATGAACGGCGTCGTCGTGATCGGCGAGGGCGAGAAGGACCACGCGCCGATGCTCTTCAACGGCGAGGAGGTCGGCGACGGCACCGGTCCCGGCTGCGACGTGGCCGTCGACCCGATCGACGGCACCCGTCTCACCGCCATGGCGATGAGCAACGCGCTCTCGGTCATCGCCGTCTCCGAGCGCGGCTCGATGTACGACCCTTCCGCGGTGTTCTACATGGACAAGCTCGTCGCCGGTCCTGACGCGGCCGACGTCGTCGACATCGGCGCACCGGTACGCCACAACGTCCAGGCGGTCGCGAAGGCCAAGGGCGGCACCGCCGAGGACGTCACGGTCGTCGTCCTCGACCGGCCGCGACACGAGGACCTCGTCAAGGAGATCCGCGCCACCGGCGCCCGCATCAAGTTCATCACCGACGGCGACGTCGCGGGCTCCATCATGGTCGTGCGTCCCGAGACCGGCGTCGACCTGCTGCTCGGCGTGGGCGGCACCCCCGAGGGCATCATCTCGGCCGCCGCGATCGCCTGCCTCGGCGGCGTCATCCAGGGCAAGCTCTGGCCCCGCGACGACGACGAACGCCGGCACGCGCTCGACGCGGGCCTCGACCTCGACCAGG includes these proteins:
- the glpX gene encoding class II fructose-bisphosphatase, with protein sequence MTGAHPESTTPDELATAVAAPDRNLAMELVRVTEAAAMSAGRWVGRGDKNGADGAAVNAMRQLIGTVSMNGVVVIGEGEKDHAPMLFNGEEVGDGTGPGCDVAVDPIDGTRLTAMAMSNALSVIAVSERGSMYDPSAVFYMDKLVAGPDAADVVDIGAPVRHNVQAVAKAKGGTAEDVTVVVLDRPRHEDLVKEIRATGARIKFITDGDVAGSIMVVRPETGVDLLLGVGGTPEGIISAAAIACLGGVIQGKLWPRDDDERRHALDAGLDLDQVLTTEQLVASDDVFFAATGITDGELLQGVRYPPGGATTHSLVMRSRSGTVRLVESQHRLTKLRAYSAIDFERAR
- a CDS encoding ATP-binding cassette domain-containing protein; this translates as MRTTAHLDAAVRAGPLDLTLTAERGETTALLGPNGAGKSTLLRVLAGLVRLEEGWVRVGGHDVSRLPAHARRVGLVPQRHALLPHLSVRANVAYGLRARGVGRAETRRRAAEWVERLGLTPLADRRPRTLSGGQSQRVALARALATEPDLLLLDEPLAAVDATAAVDLRRTLRTHLATFEGTCLLVTHDPVEAVTLADRLVVLEDGVTVQDGTPGEVLQAPRSPWVARMLGMNAYEGMVADGVVRLDEGGTLVAADLPAAGTRVLATVIPEAAALYPARPDGSPRNTWQGTVGEVSGVGGRVRVHVLGSPDLVAEVTPAAAATLRLTSGARVWVSVKATEVRLTGL